One Pseudomonas tolaasii NCPPB 2192 genomic window carries:
- the pbpC gene encoding penicillin-binding protein 1C — MKLPSLKRLTPLLVAAGLFVGGLAGLRLWPHAPLEQAVTSSRVVLADDGSLLRMTLADDGQYRLWLPLERISPSLVEALLLKEDRNFYWHPGINPPALLRAAMATYSGGQRQGGSTLSMQLARRLWDLNTRQVPGKLQQIGLALWLEARYSKHDILQAYLNLAPMGGNIEGAEAASRIYFGKSAAQLSLSEALALAVIPQQPGRRARFGPSLQNARLRLMADWRETYPQDPRNDSLLDLPLEARNRQQIPFLAPHLSEQLLASQPGNEINSTLNVPLQQLLERLITGFIAERRSTGVENATAILIDSRDQSVKALVGSADYLSTNLHGQVNGVLSRRSPGSTLKPFLYGLALDQGVIHPMSILKDLPSNFGYFQPENFDGSFVGPLTARDALIRSRNIPAVWLASQVKSPSLYGLLQRAGIKGLRDESHYGLALALGGGEMTPEELARLYLMLAGDGHLRPLRYVQEQPPSTGAQLLTPQAAFMVRDMLRRNPRPDGLPGRHWRTAWKTGTSWGFHDAWSAGLVGPYVLVVWVGNFDGRPNPAFIGAKTAAPLFFRIADALPLALPNVLLKPDKPPAGLVRIDVCAASGELPNRWCPQTRKTWYIPGVSPIRVSNLHRPVLIDTRTGKAACPPFEAQYTREEVFEFWPSDVQRLYRAAGLPRRTPPNVMKNCQPNRISDRSEAPQIRSPLTQVSYQLRLSQPQESIPLSANAASDAATLYWFADQTLIGQGPPQTTLNWRPGKSGEYRLRVSDDQGRSASRGLKVEFVP, encoded by the coding sequence TTGAAATTACCAAGCCTTAAACGCCTGACGCCGCTGCTGGTTGCGGCGGGGCTCTTTGTGGGAGGGCTGGCGGGGCTGCGGCTGTGGCCGCATGCCCCGCTGGAGCAAGCGGTGACCTCCTCGCGGGTGGTACTGGCCGACGACGGTTCGTTGCTGCGCATGACCCTCGCGGATGACGGCCAATACCGCCTCTGGCTACCGCTTGAACGGATCTCACCTTCACTGGTTGAAGCCTTGTTGCTCAAGGAAGACCGCAATTTCTACTGGCACCCGGGGATCAATCCTCCGGCGTTGCTGCGCGCGGCCATGGCCACTTACAGCGGTGGCCAGCGCCAGGGTGGCTCGACCTTGAGCATGCAACTGGCGCGGCGCCTGTGGGACCTGAACACCCGCCAAGTGCCGGGCAAGCTGCAGCAGATAGGGTTGGCGCTGTGGCTGGAGGCGCGTTACAGCAAGCACGACATTCTTCAGGCCTACCTGAACCTGGCGCCCATGGGCGGCAATATCGAAGGCGCCGAGGCGGCCAGCCGCATTTATTTCGGCAAGTCGGCGGCGCAACTGTCGTTGTCCGAGGCTTTGGCGCTGGCGGTGATTCCGCAGCAGCCGGGGCGTCGCGCGCGTTTCGGGCCGTCGCTGCAAAACGCGCGGCTGCGCTTGATGGCGGACTGGCGCGAGACTTATCCACAAGACCCGCGCAACGACAGTTTGCTGGATTTGCCCCTTGAAGCGCGTAACCGCCAACAAATTCCGTTTCTGGCCCCGCACCTGAGCGAGCAACTGTTGGCCTCTCAGCCCGGCAATGAAATCAACAGCACGTTGAATGTGCCGTTGCAGCAACTGCTGGAGCGCCTGATCACCGGTTTTATCGCCGAGCGGCGCAGCACCGGCGTGGAAAACGCCACGGCGATCCTGATAGACAGCCGCGACCAGAGCGTGAAAGCACTGGTGGGCTCGGCGGATTACTTATCCACAAACCTTCACGGCCAAGTCAATGGCGTGTTGTCGCGGCGCTCGCCGGGCTCCACCCTCAAGCCGTTTTTGTATGGGCTGGCGCTGGATCAAGGCGTGATCCACCCCATGAGCATCCTCAAGGATCTGCCCAGTAACTTCGGCTACTTCCAGCCGGAAAATTTCGACGGCAGTTTTGTCGGGCCGCTGACGGCGCGGGACGCGTTGATCCGTAGCCGCAATATCCCGGCGGTGTGGCTGGCCAGCCAGGTGAAATCACCGTCTTTATATGGCCTGTTGCAGCGCGCCGGCATCAAGGGCCTGCGCGACGAAAGCCATTACGGCCTGGCCCTGGCCCTCGGCGGTGGTGAGATGACGCCGGAGGAACTGGCGCGACTGTACCTGATGCTGGCCGGTGATGGGCATTTGCGGCCCTTGCGCTATGTGCAGGAACAGCCGCCGTCCACCGGCGCGCAACTGCTTACGCCGCAAGCCGCGTTTATGGTGCGCGACATGCTGCGACGCAACCCGCGCCCCGACGGTTTGCCTGGCCGCCACTGGCGCACGGCGTGGAAAACCGGCACCTCGTGGGGGTTCCACGATGCGTGGAGTGCAGGCCTGGTCGGGCCGTATGTGCTGGTGGTGTGGGTGGGCAATTTCGATGGTCGGCCGAACCCGGCGTTTATCGGCGCCAAAACCGCCGCGCCGCTGTTTTTCCGGATTGCCGACGCCCTGCCCCTGGCTTTGCCGAATGTGCTGCTCAAGCCCGACAAACCGCCCGCCGGGCTGGTGCGCATTGACGTGTGCGCCGCCTCCGGCGAATTGCCCAACCGCTGGTGCCCGCAAACCCGCAAAACCTGGTACATCCCCGGCGTGTCGCCGATTCGCGTGTCCAACCTGCACCGCCCGGTGCTGATCGACACCCGCACCGGCAAGGCGGCGTGCCCACCGTTTGAGGCGCAATACACCCGTGAAGAGGTCTTCGAATTCTGGCCCAGCGATGTGCAGCGCCTGTACCGCGCCGCCGGCCTGCCGCGCCGCACGCCGCCCAACGTGATGAAAAATTGCCAGCCCAACCGCATCAGCGACCGCAGCGAGGCACCGCAAATCCGCTCACCATTGACGCAAGTGAGCTATCAGCTGCGCCTGTCCCAACCTCAGGAAAGCATTCCATTGAGTGCCAACGCCGCCAGCGATGCCGCCACGCTGTACTGGTTTGCCGACCAGACCCTGATCGGCCAGGGCCCGCCACAAACCACCCTGAACTGGCGGCCGGGCAAGTCGGGAGAATACCGGCTGCGGGTCAGCGATGATCAGGGGCGCAGCGCCAGCCGCGGGTTGAAAGTGGAATTTGTGCCCTAG
- a CDS encoding LemA family protein, with protein MNIELLIAGIVVLIIVVGLVGWMVGVYNGLVMRRNDVDKAFANIDVLLKQRADQIPDLMRVVQTAMNHEHALFTRLSDARTQYLNASSLNDKVEASNQLNAALKSVIAVAEGYPTLISGPNMVELQQAISAVEERIADRREFFNESVNLYNIAIAVFPDLFFARMLGYQRIPLLAMSAEETRYDGVKLEVPGA; from the coding sequence ATGAACATAGAACTGCTTATCGCCGGCATCGTCGTGCTGATCATTGTTGTCGGCCTGGTCGGCTGGATGGTCGGCGTGTACAACGGGCTGGTAATGCGGCGCAACGATGTGGATAAAGCCTTCGCCAACATTGATGTGCTGCTCAAGCAACGCGCGGATCAGATCCCCGACTTGATGCGCGTGGTGCAAACCGCCATGAACCATGAGCACGCGTTGTTCACGCGCCTGAGTGATGCGCGCACGCAATACCTCAACGCCAGCAGCCTTAACGACAAGGTCGAGGCGTCCAACCAGCTGAATGCGGCGCTCAAATCGGTAATTGCGGTGGCGGAGGGTTACCCCACGCTGATCTCCGGGCCAAACATGGTTGAGTTGCAGCAAGCCATCTCGGCTGTCGAGGAACGCATCGCCGACCGGCGGGAGTTCTTCAACGAATCGGTGAACCTCTACAACATCGCCATCGCCGTGTTCCCCGACCTGTTTTTCGCGCGGATGCTCGGTTATCAGCGCATTCCGTTGCTGGCGATGAGCGCCGAAGAAACCCGCTACGACGGTGTAAAGCTTGAGGTGCCGGGCGCATGA